Below is a genomic region from Paenibacillus rhizovicinus.
AGCTCCGCCCTCGTCAAGCCGCTGGCTTCGATCTTGCGCTTCCAATCGTCTTTGTAGAGCGCGTCGATGAACGGCGTACGGCCGAGCACCTGATCGGCGTTGATGAAGATACCGCCCGGCTTCAAGTTCGCATAGGCGTTCCGGTAGACGGCCTGCTTGCCTTCGTCCGAGAGATGATGGATCGATAAGCTCGACACGATCAAGTCGAACGCTTCCTCTTCCATGTAGCTCGTATAGTCCCGGCAAACATAGTCGATATCGGGCTGCCCTGCGAACCGTTCCTTCGCCACGGCCAGCATATTGTCCGACAGGTCGATCAGCGTCAGCTGCGCCTCCGGATGCTTCGCTAAGAGCATCGACGAGAGCAGTCCCGTACCCGCTCCCAGATCGAGAATGCGCGGTTTCGCCGCACCCGCTTCCGCCAGCGAGACGGCCGTTCCATAGTAATCGTCGAAGCAAGGAATCAGCTTGCGGCGCTGCGCATCGTAGCCGTTGGCCGTCGCGTCGAACGTCGAACGCACATGGTTCATGTTTTCCATTTCGCCCACCTCCAAGTTGTTCCTATCATACGCCACGGCGCCGGCCGCGTGAAATACGGAGAACCTATATCGGTCATTGGTTTGACCTATGTCTTGCCGCGTTGCCGCCGTTGCCGCCGTTGCCGCCGTTGTCGTCGCGATGACGCTTCTTAGCAACTACGCCGGCTCTGCCGCAAAAGCCTCCAGTCTCTCCAGCGACTGCACCATATGCTCGATCAGTTCCGGAAGGTCCTCCATCTGCTCCTCGTTGATTTTACGATGGAAATGCACTTCGATCTCGTTCTGGTAACTCGGGGACGGAAGTCCTTCGCCGTACATAAAGCTAAGCATTTGCGTCGGCGGCATCTCCAGCTGCCAGATCTCGGTCAACTCCCGTTCGGTATAGGCACAAGTCGTCTCGATGTCTTCAACGGGCATATAGAAGCGAATCCGGACCGTGCATCCCGGTGCAGCGCCCTGCTGGTCCAGAATCTCGGCGGCCAAATCTTGAAGCGACGCTTCCAGCCGAATTTCAGCGGTGATCCCGCTCCCTTTGGCCAGCGTGAACTGCAGCGCGAACACCCTTCCCATCACGGCCATTTCCAGCCGGTCGACGCGGTGCGTGACGATGACGCGGGCATCGAGGTTGTCCAGGTCGTAGACGTAATTCTCGACGGCCACCTTCAAGTTATCGAATACGGTTGGATCGAACATGCGGACCAGCTCCCTTTTCGGCAAAATAATAGGTTGTCCGTACATACATACGGCAAGCCAAACGAAAAACCCTTCCACGGGTCGTGGAAGGGCATGAATTTAAGTGTACCGGTCATGGAACGAACTGCTGCACGATGCGAACGACCTTGCCGTCTTTCAGCGTCAAATGGTACGGGTACTCGCTCACGTCGACGATGGCGTTGTTGCGGTAAATCGCCTTGAACTTCTCCAGCGAAACCGATTGGTTCCACTCTGTCGTAACGTTGACCAGGCTGCCCGTGCGGTCATAGATCTGCATGTACACGGCGGCATGCGGATCGATCTCGAGCGTCTCCAGCTTCTGATCGTCATTTACGATATAGTAACCGTCCGGCGCGCCATCCAGTCCGGAATCCGGTTCATCCTTCAGGAACTCTTCGTCTGCCGCTTTCCCTTCGAACCATTGAATCGGATCCGCCTGCAGCGTTTCCCGGCCGTCCTGATTTTCGATGCCGTGGATATAAACCGTGATCATATCGGGCGTTTGCTTGACGGGCGCATAACCGTTGTCGAGCGCTGACACCGTGGATACGAGCGTCGTTAATCCCAGAATAGTTAACGCAATACCAATCGCACGCTTTTTCATCGAAATACCATCTCCTTGCCGGTAAGCTAGCAGAACTCCCATGCCGCCTGCTTCCGTCTCTATATCTCTACTATACCCCAAATAAGAGACTTTGCTACCAGCCCGGAGACGGGTTTTGGTTAAAGTTTCGATTAAGCTTTCTTCTAAGCTTTCGCCGCCCGGTAAGCATGCGTCGGCGTGCCTTTCACGCCGGGCCGGTAGGTGAAAATACCGCCTGCATGCGGCTGCTCCGCCAGCTCCTGCGGCGTCAATCCGATGCTCGCCGACGTGATGTACAGGATATCGAGCTCATCGCCGCCGAAGATGCACGACGTCGCTTTCGCTGCCGGAACGTACACGGCATCGAGCTTCTCGCCGGTCCGCGGGTTCCATCTGGACACTTGCCATCCGCCCCAATGCGCGATCCACAGCATGCCCTCGGCATCGATCGTCATGCCGTCCGGCGCGCCCGGTTCGTCGCGGAAATCAATGATGATCCGCGGGCGATCGATACTTCCCGCAGCAAGATCGTAATCGAATGCCGTGACGGTGCCTTTCATGGAATCGATATAGTACATTTCCGTTTCATCGGCGTTCCACGCAATGCCGTTGGAAACGCCGACGTTCTCATATGCCTTGCGGCAGTTCCTATCATTGTCCAGCACGTACAGCGCGCCGGTAACGCCGGTCTCGGCATCCATCATCGTGCCTGCCCAGAAACGTCCGGCGGAATCGCATTTCCCGTCATTGAACCGGTTAGCCGGC
It encodes:
- a CDS encoding class I SAM-dependent methyltransferase, whose product is MENMNHVRSTFDATANGYDAQRRKLIPCFDDYYGTAVSLAEAGAAKPRILDLGAGTGLLSSMLLAKHPEAQLTLIDLSDNMLAVAKERFAGQPDIDYVCRDYTSYMEEEAFDLIVSSLSIHHLSDEGKQAVYRNAYANLKPGGIFINADQVLGRTPFIDALYKDDWKRKIEASGLTRAELDAAYERTKIDRMSGLDEQLAWLAQAGFSDAGCVYQSFNFVVMYGRKQEEGSRSE
- a CDS encoding SMP-30/gluconolactonase/LRE family protein, which codes for MTQAIAKQFAHAAELLLDAKAILAEGPHWHAAQGKLYWVDIQGLSFGRFDTASGVNQQFRVGKTVGAVVCDAEDGEVVYLSTRDGFERYDCRTGELTNIADPEADKPANRFNDGKCDSAGRFWAGTMMDAETGVTGALYVLDNDRNCRKAYENVGVSNGIAWNADETEMYYIDSMKGTVTAFDYDLAAGSIDRPRIIIDFRDEPGAPDGMTIDAEGMLWIAHWGGWQVSRWNPRTGEKLDAVYVPAAKATSCIFGGDELDILYITSASIGLTPQELAEQPHAGGIFTYRPGVKGTPTHAYRAAKA